One region of Pseudodesulfovibrio senegalensis genomic DNA includes:
- the hisS gene encoding histidine--tRNA ligase, translated as MAKIQKIKGFADMFPKDAGVFTFLENTAREVFGRYGFGELRLPVLEKTELFAKSIGEDTDVVGKEMYTFPDRKGRSLTMRPEATAGMVRAFIESKEHQPGRISKYFATGPMFRYERPQKGRLRQFHQLDVEIFGAPEAAADAELILMLKTFLNAIGLSKLSIELNSLGCHECRPAYRQALVDYYHSKNREEFCEDCRRRMDTNPMRVLDCKVPACKELVKDAPSIGDHLCGECREHFADVRAILDGAGVAYELNPRLVRGLDYYVRTTFEVVSNDIGSQTAVAGGGRYDGLVRNLGGPDCPGTGFACGMERLALLLGELEQQAPDFYLAVVDKNAANQAMLFAQQLRDKGLRGEVSYAGGSMKSRMRAANKSNAATCLIIGQDEFENRAVTVKDMAGDAEQYTTSQQEYINSL; from the coding sequence ATGGCGAAGATTCAAAAGATCAAAGGTTTTGCGGACATGTTCCCCAAGGATGCGGGAGTGTTCACCTTTCTGGAAAATACGGCCCGCGAGGTCTTCGGACGCTACGGATTCGGCGAATTGCGCCTGCCCGTGCTGGAAAAGACCGAACTCTTTGCCAAATCCATCGGCGAGGACACGGACGTGGTGGGCAAGGAAATGTACACCTTCCCGGACCGCAAGGGCCGCTCCCTGACCATGCGCCCCGAGGCCACGGCAGGCATGGTACGCGCCTTCATCGAGTCCAAGGAACACCAGCCCGGCAGGATCAGCAAGTATTTCGCCACCGGCCCCATGTTCCGCTACGAGCGGCCGCAAAAGGGCCGTTTGCGCCAGTTCCACCAGCTGGACGTGGAAATTTTCGGTGCGCCCGAGGCTGCGGCGGACGCGGAACTCATCCTCATGCTCAAGACGTTTCTGAACGCCATCGGGCTTTCCAAGCTGAGCATCGAGCTGAATTCGCTGGGCTGCCACGAATGCCGCCCGGCCTACCGGCAGGCCCTCGTGGACTACTACCACTCCAAGAACAGGGAGGAATTCTGCGAAGACTGCCGTCGACGCATGGACACCAATCCCATGCGCGTGCTGGACTGCAAGGTTCCGGCCTGCAAGGAGCTGGTCAAGGACGCCCCGAGCATCGGCGACCACCTGTGCGGGGAATGCCGGGAACACTTTGCGGACGTGCGCGCCATTCTGGACGGAGCGGGCGTGGCCTATGAGCTGAACCCGCGCCTTGTCCGCGGATTGGACTATTACGTGCGCACCACCTTCGAGGTGGTCAGCAACGACATCGGCTCCCAGACCGCGGTTGCGGGCGGCGGCCGCTATGACGGGCTGGTGCGCAACCTCGGCGGACCGGACTGTCCGGGCACGGGCTTTGCCTGCGGCATGGAGCGCCTTGCCCTGCTGCTGGGCGAGCTCGAACAGCAGGCCCCGGATTTCTACCTCGCGGTGGTGGACAAGAACGCGGCCAATCAGGCCATGCTCTTTGCCCAGCAACTGCGCGACAAAGGCCTGCGCGGCGAGGTCAGCTATGCGGGCGGTTCCATGAAGAGCCGCATGCGCGCGGCCAACAAGAGCAATGCCGCCACCTGCCTGATCATCGGACAGGACGAATTCGAAAACAGGGCGGTCACGGTCAAGGACATGGCCGGGGACGCCGAACAATACACCACGAGCCAACAAGAATACATCAATAGCCTCTAG